In Vidua chalybeata isolate OUT-0048 chromosome 4, bVidCha1 merged haplotype, whole genome shotgun sequence, the genomic window ATGACATAAATGAGGTGTGCTAGCCAGGCTTTGCACAGTTGGTCAGATCCTTCTCCTGATTAACCCAAAAAGTACTTTAGTAGAGCCAGATTTTCACTCAGTGGCACTCAGGCTGTGTCTTCCTGTCAGTCAATGCAATAATATCTACTACAAAGAGAAGGCTGTGTTGGTGAAAATGTTGGTTTCAACCCATAAGTAACTCATCTGCAACTGTGTCATAGTGAGAAATTCCACATGATTTACCATGcttgttcctttaaaaatattttaaaactcagcCCTGGAAATGCATGGAATATGTCTGTGGCTGCTTGGTCTATTAATTTCAGTTCTTCACCTTGTACCTGTGTTTATTGATGTTTTGGCAAGCGTTTTCAGTAGATGCCTCTCTCAGAGTAGTTTGTGAATGAATGTTATGTGTTGAAAAATGGAGATATGCATCACATATTTGACATAAATACATATCCTTTCATTGTAGCTATGTTGTTCTCCTCAAGATGCCACTTAGGCTAGCACAGAAAATAGTTAATACTGTGCCCTGTTGTGAGAAAAGCCAGGAAGTACAGCAGTGCCTATGTATTATTTACAGCTACCTTTTTGTGTGATTAGCATCACTTCCATTCCTTACAGCCATTATAGTTTCATCATCTCCACAAGAAGCCTTGTGTCTCTCAGAATAAATAACGCTGTGTTCTGTGGCCACCTCTTGAGCCAATCTGCCATATAAAACAAATTGTAAGGACCCTGCCAGAGCAACTGGGGATTGCTGGTGTTTATGATGGCCCCAAAAGATTGATAATAAAAATTGTAAACACATATTCCAAGCAGCAAATCATCATTTCTAGTAAAGGATTGGTCTACAGCAGATAAATGCATATTAATTACCAAAAATCACGGTAAAAATATACaagcattaaattaatttaaaagactggaacagggggaaaaaaatcaaagtgcaTAAGCATGCTTTAGTGTCTAAATATATACTTCTTTATGCTATTGCAGTTTAATGTGTACCAAAACTTTGTTGATGGTCATGTCTCAGCTTTCACATTGAAggctgtggttttcttttatgAGTTTGTTGTCGCTGATGAAATTAACTAGTGAGCAAAGGGCCACACAGATCTGTTAAGAATAGCAGAAatctaaataatgaaaaaaaaaagataattccTCATAGcaaacttgttttcttcttttgcaagAGAGAAACTCAGAGTGCTGGCTGCAGTTCATGACAAATACAGTTCAGAACCTACAAGAGGAATGGTCTTGTTGGGAGGAAATAGATGTTGTAGAGTTGTTACCATGTTCATACATGTGCAGTTCCCTGTAAGTGGCCATTACACAGGGCATGGCAAGGAGGGAAATGTCTCTGCCATGGTGGTCCTTTCATGCTGGGATTTGCTGTCAGAGCTGTGACAGATTATAGTGATATCCTGACTGGAACAGATTCAGATGTGGGAACTCCAGGGACTACTTCATGGGACTACATGGGACTACTTCAACCCTCTCACCATAGGAAGCAGACAAGCATGTGGCCTATTTCCTTAGCTTTCTGTGTGTCTAGCTGTGCTTCCAGGTCAGGTCCATTAAGGTCAGTTCCTTGTTGCCAGTAGTGCAGCCAAACAGAGCAGCAGGTCCATGAAATAATTATGAGCCTATGccccacccagagggaggagaggcaggaaaaaaagataagacAAGTAGCAAATGTGCTCAGAATCTCACTGTTAGGGAAAGGGAGTTTTTAATTCTATTACTAATGAAACTCTTGCACTTAATGCCCTAGGTACTGCACCAAATTGGAGCCCATCTTTTAAACATGATGTGATTTTGAAGCTAAGGTTCAGACTGAAACTGCAGCCCCAATAGAGAAGGACTAAGGGAattaagggaggaaaaaaaaataaagaaaacaaattaatcttGCTCTGTATGCTGAATTAATGTTTTTAGTTTCGTGTCTCAACTCTGTCTTTAGATTGCCAACAAAATTCCAGAGAAGAGCTGACACTGGACCAACTAATATGCAGTTCATGCCGAGACAAAAATCAGATGGAATTTCCAAGTGAAATCAATaagagctgaaataaaatcacaggAGTTGAGTTTCAAACCCTGAAGTGTTCAAGTGATAGATAAGAAAGAAGATGCaaaattctttgtattttgtgtGTTAGTGTATCAGAGTGTGCCAGGATTTGTTCTTGCTCCATCTAAACCCAGCCATTATgatgacagaaataaataacataGTCACTCTGAgtcatacagaaaaatatttacatactGATGACTTGGTTCACAGTCATGAAACTGAAAACATCAGAAGTGTTACTGTCAATTATGCTTGGAAAAGCAGCTACATTAAAAttgggatattttttctttaagtgaCCAGATACTATTCTCATGCATTGTATTTGTTCACTGAGGTTCTGCTTGGAGATGAGAGTATTAGATACATGTGATAGTAAGTTCAACATATgtaatgaaaaatgagaaactgcATGGAAAATAGAGTGAGAGGAGAAATGCAGGAAGAAGAAGGTTGTAGGATGATGTGAGCAGTAGGTAAAATGTGATGTGAACCTACTGTCCTtggaggagatggagctgcAGACAAATACAGGTAATACAGACACACACGCCACAGGGGTGGGCATAGTTAAAAgttgctgaaaataaaacaaatgcaatcaTAAGCTGAAATAGTTCAGTAAAGACTGAGAGAGGAGGGATGAATTTCAGAGCTTTTATGGATGAGAAGTGACACAACTTGCTCCAAGGGCTTGGAAGTGGTGCACATTGTGCAGTTGCCAGCAGTTAAATAAGTCACTAAGATCCTCTCAAGAGCCTTTAGACTCACTGCCAGAGAAGATCTTGCCCATAACTCTTGGCATCTTATTCACTAAGTctctaagtattttttttttttttttttaattatagcaGATCTCCTCTTAGTGTCAGATCAAAATACTGATAGATAGGAGAATAaaccagcacagagctctggatGAGGTGCCACAGGGCCCATGGGCTGATTCCCAGCCCTGGCTAAACTTCCCTTAAAGCTCCTTTACTGTTTCTTCCCATTCCCCATGGTAACAGAAGGAATGATGTGGGTGTTTCTTCCCTACAGTTTTAAgcctgattttaaaaatgtctttgtaatttgaaataattatttacttTCCTGCCTTTGTCCATAGTTAATCTGCTGTGGGATTTGTCCCTTTGATGTCCTGAGTTGACAATGAAATTTATCTTGGCAAAAGAAGAGGCTGGGGGCATATGTCAGaatgcacaaacacacaaaaacccaaTCTCTTCTTCTCAAATGGGCCAGGCTGGCAGTTTTTATGGTACATAAGCTGCAAAGGTGACAGCCtaataaaaagaacagaagcaGTCAGAGTTGACATTAATTTCTTAAAGAACTTTTTTACAatctctttatttatttctcttggcCACTCCACTTTATGTACAAACCACATTAATATGTGAAGTAACTGCTTAATGCATCATGCATCAAAATGCTTAGGGACTTTAATTTTACAGCAAAGTAGATTAAAGTATGACGATTGCCTTCCTTTTTAAAGTTCATGCAGCAGTTTCAGATTGCTCTTCTTGAGAGGTTTAAGGTTCCCTGTTTTCATTGCCAAtgatttaatttgattttctttaagAAGTCTGTCCTGTTGTACTACTCTATGCACTTTTTAATGAGATTTGGAATATTAATAGAGTTTTGCAAGCAAGACCTGGCAAACAACAGTGTATGTAGTACATAATGATCTCTGAAGAGTACAAGGGATAATAAAGTGGGTATCCAAGGTTTacagtattttcattcttttttccagAGTATAACCAATTGATATCAAATCTCACTCTTAACCCAACACAAATTATCAGTTATCAGATTTCttttcaaaccttttttttgtGAAACACCTAGCCTTCTTTATTCTGATTCACTAGTTATTGATAAGTGTACTACCAGTTTTCTTCAAATTGCTGTGAAAACCAGGCTGCTCACCCTTGTGCTTAAATGGTGTCCCATATGTTCTTGTGATGTGGCaggttcttttttatttattaaccTTTGTTGTAAAggcaatgagaaaaaaaccatgGTTCTTAAATATCTGGTGTTAATTTAGACCTTCAGGTGATTGCAATTGTGCATGTGGCAGTTATGTAATTCTTCTTATTAATGACAGcatgtgttgttttttctttcttttcccttttctttgcaGTTTGTGGCCCATCCAAACTGTCAGCAACAGCTACTGACAATCTGGTATGAAAATCTCTCAGGATTACGGGAGCAGACCATAGCTATCAAGTGTCTGGTGGTGCTGGTTGTGGCATTGGGCCTTCCCTTTCTAGCCATTGGTTATTGGATTGCACCATGTAGCAGGGTACTGAATTTTATAAATTATGTGTCTTGTGCTCttctcagagctgcttttcctttcctggcagTCAACATGCAacttctgctgcttccaaattttaaataattaatgatatttttagCAATCTTTAACCTTGTGCCAAAAGATGCTAaggggttttttgttatttgcaCTGTAAAGAGGGACCACAATGATGAAGCATTGAATATAAATTAACATTaaactgaaggaaagaaaaataatcttctctgagagctttttttttttcttttttaaatttccataGGTTATGCTCACCTCACAGTATCTGCTATGTAATTTATTATATTAGTAACATTGATTTTTTGAAAGTCACCACTCAGATTCTTTATTAAGTCTCCTCTGGTGGTATCCTAAGGTCTCATGCTGTTCCCATATAAACCATTAGCAGAACATCTGTTGACTTTACTGATGCAGAAGTTAATcttaagtaaaatatttgttatCCCATCCCTAGGAGGTCTGTTTGCCAGCTGAACCATAGAGCAGAAATTCAATTAAATTCATCATTCTGACCATGTAGTGGGGTGTATTTGTAAAAGAGCATAGCTGTGAACTcttacctttttaaaaatatgcgAAAGCGTAAGGGTGTTCCCACCTTTCCTGCTGATTTCACAAGGAAAGGAACAGCAGTTTCTTTGAAATCCTGATGGTCTATAGCACATGAATTGTTTGCAAATCAGATGTATTCATAGATCTTTGGTATATCAGATGAAGGAAGATTTCTCTGTtgtattaacatttttaaaaattttaagtacATGTACTCCTGTGCTGAATGTGATctttcaattttatttcctttgcaagtgtaaagcaaagaaatatgagtttcttttatatttaattattttagttcATCTCAAAGTGGATAAGGTTTTTCTCATCTACATATTTGAAGGGAACCTGATCTTTTCTCTggattaaatatttatttactttgaaGATAAACCTTTATGAAAATAGTGTAATTGCTACTCTCATTATCGTCTGAAATGTCACTTTCCATTAATATATTTAGTAAATATATTCCTCACAGCTCCATATAATAGGAAcatcttaatatatttttagctGGTGTCTAATATGGAAAAGTGACATTTGTCCTTGAGCTCTAATTCCTAGTAGCAGAAACATCTGATGTTTTTCCCCAGTGCTCATGTCAAATAAAAGTGCTATACATTCAGGTCAGTGGTTGGATATTGCAATTACAAAATGCTTTCTAAAGGtcaggagcaggaagggaacCTGAGATTGTTTGCCCAGGTTGTAAGCGCAGTTTAATGTGTGCTGGTTTGCTTAGTTCATAGTAGCTGACCCAAGTTTCAAGGAAAACAATTCCTTGAAATAAGGAAGCTCATGTAATCTTCTGGAAGCAGCTGGTCCCCTCTTCTGGTGCAGACAGACTGCCCctactgctgctgttttgttcttttactAGGTGCAGATGTGAATTAAACctgctgaatttattttaaaaaaacacttatATTTCTGACCTTATTTTTCTTAGTCCGTTTTGTGGAACAGTCATTAGTTGTGATAGACACAGGTACTTACTTGACACTTAGAGCTCTGAACATGTGTTCTGTGGGTGGAATATAGAAaacagagataagaaaacaacTAATTCTTCCTATAGCTGTAGTCATAGAAAAGTTAATAGTACACTCTTGTTGTTagggaaaatgttttgctgGAGTTGGagatttgaataatttttttttccctgggtttgCTTTACAAACTCTTCCTGGTCACGGCCATTGTACATTTGCAATTCCTTGGAGTGTTTCCCCTCAAACATTGCCATCTAGAGTTTGTGGAATTACATGACCTCTCACTAACAGAACAACATACTCTGTGAGGCTCCCTGTGGGAGCCTTTTGTCTGAAATGGCAAAGCATCACAGCTGAGTGCTCTTGAAAGAATATCCTTTAAGAATGAGGTTTCTGGCTGTCCTGAGCTCTGAGGGCCCATTTATGCTTCTGGAATGCCTGGTGTTTCTTTGAGAAAACTGAGTGACTGCTTTCATTCTGCCTTTGCAGCTTGGAAGAATTCTTCGAAGCCCTTTTATGAAATTTGTGGCACATGCAGCATCCTTCATTATTTTCCTAGGCCTGCTGGTGTTCAATGCTTCAGACAGATTTGAGGGCATAACGACGCTGCCGAATGTCACTGTTACTGATTACCCCAAGCAGATCTTTAGGGTGAAGACCACCCAGTTCACCTGGACAGAAATGCTGATCATGGTGTGGGTTCTTGGTAGGTATATTGCcccttcattttcctgttttcctgcagatAGACATTCTGAAAGGGAGGAGAGAAGCCCAGGTCCCAAAGCATTGatccagctgctgtgtgcagcagaTAATAAACCCTTAGAGCAGGTAACAGGGCATTAGAACAGATTTTGAATAACTTGTATCTCCTGGTTTAAGCACTGCTTCATCCTAAACTGTGTCAGTTTAGGGAGGTGAGTATCACTTGCATGCTGCCTTTTGGGAGTTCCAAGTTAATTCTCTTTATTTGACAGAAGGCAAGGACTGGGATTTTCCAATCCAATGTGTGGCTGCTCTGAGTGTGactgggatggcagcagcagcccctttGAATTACACAGCCAGGGAAACAAGAAGAAGTTTGTGGGGTTGTGATTTTGttatttgttgggtttttattttccctaagAGGCCTCTTTGAATCAAGCAAAAAGTCTCAATTCACAACAACCACATCTCATGGTTATGGTGAGGCTGTGATCTGGATTAAATCcacataaattaatttctgagaaGAAGTTTAAGTAAGAAAAGTGAATTACACCTAGCCAAATTCCACTTTCTATGCTGAAAAGAATCTTATTCTGTAAAGTGAAAAAACAGTAGTATAATTGCACCCTTTATATTTCATCATCTGTGGTTTTGGGTAGTTGTGTTCTTGTGGAAAAATTAAATCCCCTGATTTAGAAGTGGCTTAGGAATGTAAATGGCAAGAAAGTAAGATGACGTTTTTTCCCCACACtttactttttctcctttggaattacaaaggttttgttgtttggcCACAGTACTTTCACTGCAAAGTCAAGGCTCTACTCTGCCCTCTGTGGGGTGATGTCTGAACTATATTtctattaattaatttcaattaataCCTTGATATTTGATCAACCCTGTTGAAACCACGAGAGAATAATCTTAGTGATGATGCTGTGGTACTGCAAATAAGTGAATCTCTGCTCCACTGGTATCATCCACTTCCATGAAATGGGAGAATGCAGGGAATTTAAATGACAACAGTTTGGCAAACATTGCtgtgctttttcatttcttgttgCAGGTATGATGTGGTCAGAATGCAAAGAGCTGTGGCTGGAAGGACCCAGGGAATACATCTTGCAGTTATGGAATGTTctggattttgggatgctgtccatttttattgctgctttcACAGCCAGGCTCCTGGCATTCCTTCAGGCCACAAAAGCACAACAGTATGTGGACAACTACATTGAGGAGAATGACCTCTCCGAGGTCACGCTTCCTCCAGAAATTGAATATTTTACTTATGGTGAGCTTAGTTTTTCTGCCAAACAGATCTGAACATAGGAAAGATTGAAGGATGCATTTAGAAGCCTCTCTTTACCCTAGAGCTAACTTTGACCCCCTTGATTTTCAACTTTTGGAAGTTACATTTTATTCCTGGCTAATTGCACAACAGATAAAATGTTGCTGTgattcctttctcctttttttggtTCAGTTTTTTGAGAGTTATTCATGTTCATAAACATCTATCAGCATTTCCTCCTGAAGGAAGGATGCTGGCCCTGTGAAGGTCTGTTTAAATAGAATAAAACTACTAAATACTTATTGCAGTGCAGAAATTGTCAATAAAGGTGTGATTGATCTGTCTTTACAACACATGAAAATGCTGCTGACAGTGTATTTTAGGATGGACTTCAATATATTGTAACAGCAGACTTGGTTTTGTTACCTTAATTGCACTATAACCAATCTGAACTTGTGCATATGTAAATACACATTTAGAAACACAGGGTATTTTGAtatgaaacacattttaattCAGTGTTGCTCTGCTAAGATGGTACATGAATTCACATAATAATTTACAAATTTCTGCATAACTCAATTGTTTCTGTGCACATTGTGTGTAAAACCCAAAGTCCTATTTCTTTTGAGGTAATTGTCAAAAATCTTTATGGTCACTATGGAAACTAGGTTATATcctgcaaaaagcaaaagcttgGTGTGACTAATAAATGAAATTGTTCATCAGGCAGCCCTTAACTTCCCATCAATAAAACACCAAATAGGAATAAATTTCCCAGCTTTAGCGTAGTGCTTGTTAAGATAGCTAATACAGACAAGTGAAAAACTGCAGTAAGGGATTAGTTACTGTCTAGTTCAGGTAGAAatgcaaactgaaaaagaaaatgtcatgtTTCTTCAAGTCACTTCTAACAGAAGTAATGTAACTCAAATTCTTAATTTgtgatttaaatgaaaaaggaataGAGCAGCAACTATTAGACTCCTCAAATATTTGTCTCACTTAAATTCAGACATGTCAATGGAAAAATCCTATCAAGGTTTATTCCTCAGGATTGTGATAAATGAGTAACCCCTGTATTTCATATCTTCCAGCTAGAGATAAATGGCTCCCATCTGATCCTCAGATAATATCTGAAGGCCTTTATGCAATTGCTGTTGTTCTCAGCTTTTCTCGGATTGCCTATATCCTGCCTGCAAATGAAAGTTTTGGGCCCTTGCAGATCTCCCTTGGAAGGACTGTTAAGGACATCTTCAAGTTTATGGTCCTTTTTATTATGGTATTTCTTGCATTTATGATTGGAATGTTTATACTGTACTCCTACTACCTTGGAGCTAAACTAAACCCGGCCTTTACAACGTAAGTATGAGGTTTCATTGTAGGTAAAAAGCCAATCAaaactttcaggtttttcaCTAAGATAACAAAGTCTGTGAGACATTGTGTGCTCTCTCttagcattaaaataaaactgaagacCTCAGAAAGCAGAACACAAAAGACCAATAGTTCCCTGTTTGTATAATGGAAGCTTTCATTTCAGCCTGAAATAATTTCACCTGTATATATTTCAGTCACATAGACTTGTGGGCAACCAGttggaagaaaatattacttGATATAAAATACCTTTCTAGTTCCTGTTGTTCTGCATGTATTGTTACAGCTCTATTAGCTGTGATGGATAGTGGAACACAGAGGACAAATGGAAAGTGCTGTGAAAAATGCTTCCTTGCACGTTTGTTGTTTTGATCAGTGTTCTGATTCACAGACAAATTAATTGAGATTGTTTATCAGTCACTGTAAAcacaattttatatttctttgtgTAGTTACTAATAAtgccttcctctttttttccctacagagTGGAAGAAAGTTTCAAGACCTTATTTTGGTCGATATTTGGCTTGTCTGAAGTAACCTCTGTTGTCCTCAAATACGATCACAAGTTCATTGAGAACATTGGTTATGTTCTTTATGGCATATACAACGTCACAATGGTGGTGGTTCTGCTCAACATGCTGATTGCTATGATCAACAGTTCATATCAAGAAATTGAGGTGGGCTCTGTTCTCaagtttttctcttctgttatGCTGTAAAAAGGGCAGAGTTAATAGGAATTATTTCATTGGTATGCAAAAAGTACAATGAAGAGATTACCACAGGAAAGGATAtcacaaaatatataaaaggaGGCTAACTTTATCTAAAAACTCAGCCAAGCTGCAGAACCTCAAAGGATCTAAACGAGTTTATCTCATGCCATGTACACACTATATTTGGCATCCAACtccagttaaaaaaacaaatcagaaaatgtATAGCGTTGAAGATACTTGGGTTTCAAAACTAAATCTCAGGttgctgaaatgaaagaaaaagtgtaTTTATAGTGCCAGCTTTCCAGAACATGAGTTCAAAGAGCAGTACATTCACACAGATGCAGGCACACACCACACAAACAGGAAGAACAATTATCTAAGACATAGTGTACAAATGGATATGTCATTCCCAGTCTTTTCAATGATTTCTGGGACATGTTAGGGAATTCAGCAGGAGAAAGCTAGTTATAATCTAGCTTTGGAATACTTCAGTAAGAATGTATTAGGACAAAATAGGTTTGTCAGTATTTAACACAATTTCTTCAGGACCACAAAGTTTGCATTTTCTATACTCCATTATAAATCATAGTTGCTTGTCCTGGTTATGTAAAAAGCTGCGAGTACAACCATTTTAAGCCATTTTTTGCCTTGAGTCTAATATTTCAACACTTGTGCAAGTACCAAGCCCATGTGACCACTTTAATAAGAAAAGCAAGACTTGAAAAACCCCTGAAAGCTCCACTTTAAATAGCAGGGAGTTTATATGTTGGCTTTCACTTGATGCAAAAATTATGCTTGTTTAAATGCTTCACATGCTTGAACTAAGTATTCTCAATGAAATGTTGCCATAAAGAGACAACTGAAATTTGGTTAAAATAGACTAAGTAAAGAGGTTGCATTTTTGCAGAACTGCTGGAAGTCTTACtagcaagaaaataatattttatctaAAACCAGAAAGATATTTCAAAGCAGTTTCATTTGAAAGAAGCTTTGCATTTCATAAAAACCAAGAGCATcgtctgttttattttgtaacacAGGATGACAGTGATGTGGAGTGGAAGTTTGCTCGTTCTAAACTTTGGCTGTCATATTTTGATGATGGAAAAACGTTACCTCCACCCTTCAGTCTTGTACCAAGCCCCAaatcttttttctatttcatcaTGAGGATCATTAACTTTTCTAAGTGCAGGAGGAGACGGCTACAGAAGGACATTGAAATGGGAATGGGCAACTCCAAATCAAGGGTTAGTTCTGAGATCTTTTCATTGCAGTGAAGAATTGTGTGTCTATTCCAGcagtcttcttttctttttaattttaacctATAATCCATGATTCTGATGATAATAGAGTAATTAATCATTTATAGCAATAAATCTCTCCTTCAGACTGCCAAAATATACTGCATAAAACAAGAAATAGACTTAAATTTTATTAGAGCAACCAAATGTGGGGAAatagaattaaaacaaaaattgatGAGTGTTCAAAGATGCAAATAATTCCTACAAGGAGTTACTTGAATATTGATTAAAGATACTTTAAGTCTATTTTCTGAGAACAGGATGGCTAAAATGATCagcattataaaaaaaaaaaccaaacaaaaccaaaaccaacataTAATTCAAGGcaatctcatttttttaaaaaataatactcTGATATAGTAAAAGATGGGGAAATCCCCAACATtactaaaggaaaataataatggaGCTGAATCCTAACTGTGaattccattatttattttaattttatcttatttcttCCTAGTTAAACCTTTTCACTCAGTCAAACTCCAGAGTTTTTGAATCCCACAGTTTTAACAGCATTCTCAATCAGCCAACACGCTATCAGGTAAGTACATACAGTGATCACTGCCCTGAGTAATAGAACAGTGAGAAGGTTCTAGCAGAATTTTGTGTTTCAAGTACAATTTGCCTTCACCAGATAAATAAAATCTCCTGTAGAAATCAAACTCTTGGAtgctctttgaaaaaaaagacagttatTGTCCAAGCCCTTCAAACAGTTATTTGAAGCATTTCAAAACTAGCTCATGCAGTACTTAAAATTGGTCTTTGATGTCCCAGTTGGGAAAGTGTGAGGAGCAAACATCTGAAACTGGTGAAGGAATATCTGATATGGGTTTCTGGGTAAGGGATGTGAAAGCTGACTAGGTTGGCTGTTCCATTCCTTTCTTAGCATGCCCCCAGAAAAGCCCCTTTGAGGCAAGCACTTCATCTGGGGCTGTTCATTCTTTCTCTTAGGTAGATGTGACAGAGAgagctaaaaaagaaaaatgaacaatgtTTAATTATGTAATCTCACCTGATTATGTAACTATTTTAATCTGTCAGCAAATAATGAAGAGACTGATAAAACGTTATGTTCTGAAAGCACAAGTGGACAAAGAAAATGATGAAGTCAATGAAGGTAAGAAAGACACTGCAATATTCAGAggcaatttttttcatgttgtatTAGGAACCAGTATTACAGGGATGCATGGGAGTTTTGAGTGAAAAGAAGGATTGTTTCCATTTCACATGCACTGAGGCTCAGATAGTAATGGAAGTATGCCAATgtcataaaaaaaattgaaaagtagGACTAAAGAAGTAGGACTGAGAAATATTATAGGCCCCATTTTACAGATAGAAAATGAGAGTACAGACATAATGCACAGAGGAAATCTGTGAAGGAGCTATTAACTGTATTCGCACTTCCAGACTCCTAATCAAAGCTGCAGGATCTTCCTCTCTGTTTCATTCAACTGAACACACAATTATACACAATCTACCACTTTACACCATGAACTATTTGTCCTGCCTTCCTTCATAAAGCTTCGAGGAATAATCACCTGTGAAGCTGCCCATCATTAAACAGAGCCCCACAGTCAGCTGCATGGTGATAAAAAATGACAAATGTAACCTCTATTTTAGTGGGAGACCTTTTGAGAAACAGTGGATCTGAGCTCCCTGGCAGATGTGAGAGGTGCTTGCTCGAGGTGCACGCCCTCACTCACCACTGGGATGAGATTATGGCAAAGGTTGTCCTCCTCCCTCCAACCTTCCAGGAATGACATGCAGGTCTGCAGTCCTGCAAGGAAACTCCTATGCTCTGTGCAGATCCCCAAACAAAAACTCTAGCTAGAATGTTATCAAGCAATAGAGTGATGCAGTGATGGACAGCTTAGAGTCAGAAGATGTTTTACTGGCATGGCAGCATCAGGCAGCTGTGGGCATGTGTGATGAGGGGCTTGAAAGGGCTGCTCAGCTCTCAACTAAGGCAGCAAAGCTTCTGTTTTGCTCCTTAGTTGCTCTCTGCTTACCTGTAACTCTCTGCAGCGAGAAGCAGGGaacaaaaaagattaaattaaatcCCCCTCAGTGCCTTCAAAAGGCAGCATTGTGCACTGACTGTTATCCTGACACTTCCCCATCCTGTGTGGCTGTACAGA contains:
- the TRPC3 gene encoding short transient receptor potential channel 3, yielding MSSKGRKSKEQGRVTFPPQQEEEEEGAEEEEQQRRRRGWRGVNGGPEPPPPPQRAVKTLREPYGYYPPPPFASTMYIEESPSLRRMTMMREKGRRQAIRGPAFMFNNRGTSLTAEEERFLDAAEYGNIPVVRKMLEESKTLNVNCVDYMGQNALQLAVGNEHLEVTELLLKKENLARIGDALLLAISKGYIRIVEAILNHPGFSVNKRLTLSPCEQELQDDDFYSYDEDGTRFSPDITPIILAAHCQKYEVVHMLLMKGARIERPHDYFCKCNDCTEKQKHDSFSHSRSRINAYKGLASPAYLSLSSEDPVLTALELSNELAKLANIEKEFKNDYRKLSMQCKDFVVGVLDLCRDSEEVEAILNGDLNAEPVEAQRHRASLSRVKLAIKYEVKKFVAHPNCQQQLLTIWYENLSGLREQTIAIKCLVVLVVALGLPFLAIGYWIAPCSRLGRILRSPFMKFVAHAASFIIFLGLLVFNASDRFEGITTLPNVTVTDYPKQIFRVKTTQFTWTEMLIMVWVLGMMWSECKELWLEGPREYILQLWNVLDFGMLSIFIAAFTARLLAFLQATKAQQYVDNYIEENDLSEVTLPPEIEYFTYARDKWLPSDPQIISEGLYAIAVVLSFSRIAYILPANESFGPLQISLGRTVKDIFKFMVLFIMVFLAFMIGMFILYSYYLGAKLNPAFTTVEESFKTLFWSIFGLSEVTSVVLKYDHKFIENIGYVLYGIYNVTMVVVLLNMLIAMINSSYQEIEDDSDVEWKFARSKLWLSYFDDGKTLPPPFSLVPSPKSFFYFIMRIINFSKCRRRRLQKDIEMGMGNSKSRLNLFTQSNSRVFESHSFNSILNQPTRYQQIMKRLIKRYVLKAQVDKENDEVNEGELKEIKQDISSLRYELLEDKSQATEELAILIHKLSEKLNPNMLRCE